CAAGCCCCCCTAAGTCATGTGTCCTAGTGCCAAGACTGGCACCGACACATAGGATGGTTGCACTTCGGGCAACCTGAGTTCGAGTCCCATCTCGTAGTCTTTCCCGACCCCATgtcctctctctcccacttcacTTCCTGTCCTCTTTTCAGCTATACtaaataaaggcaaaaatgccaaaaaataaatcttaaaaacaatcaaacaaactGCAGATCCTGTAAGTAAAGGAATAGATCACCCAaaatttgctcaccctcatctTTTTCAAAACTCATTTAACTTTCAAGGGAATGCAATAATATGAGTTATTAACAGCAGAACATCCAagttgctcttttccatacaatgaaagtagaTGGTGACCACGGCTGTCAAGCAGCAACTATAATGAAAAACCAAATTTTAGTCTGTCCCTCATATAAAGCtattatgacttcagaagacttggaagaAGAATCTTATTGATTGCTTTTATGATGCGATTTTGTCAGCCATGATAATCATCTACTGTTATAGTGtacatttcttcttttttgtaaATTGCTAAATTTTTCCTTTCTCCTAAATTTCTCACACAGAAGTTAAAGGATTTTCACACGATGGTGAGTATTTACTTTGgagtgaactatacctttaaaagGGGTCGTATTGTAGGCCTTCATTTTTTGTAATTCAggccatcattttttttttttttttttatgatttaaattaAGTCCATGTGTATTGTTGTAAAGTATAATGCCAAAACATACATTCTTCATGacatttttccccttttttatttcattctgaCCTTGACAACAAATGGCTTgggttttttgtttatttgtttttttgcttcTGCATCATTCTGCAGAATTCTGTCAAACCTCAGTCATTGTAATTCTCTCCTTCTCCCATTTTTTATTAGGAGTCAATGTATCTGTAAAGACTACAAATGTTTCTGAAGGTAATTTCTTTGCTTATAGTTATCCATAAAATCAATATATTCTAACtttgatatattatattatattatattatattatattatattatattatattatacactttagaataatagTAAAATCATCATGTTAAACAAATCAAAACTATTATATTTGGGATTCTTCAAAGTAGCGTTGGTTACAGCTCTAGATATTATCTCAACCAGCTCCATGAGGTGGATCCTGGGATGCTTTTTATTACAACAGTAGGCTATGTCCAAAATCTCATACTCTTTTtcgagtaggtacttattttgaataagtaattacttcatgagttctaaaaaaatatattctatatGTGTGTagtataaatgtaaatgttactTACCAGCGTTAATTATTATAGAGAGTaagtgtccatcatatgcacacttcacTTTGTACTTTTTGCCTAATATTTTGTaagtactgtgaattcggacatactgtttttcacctactatatagtagggaagtgtGCAATTTGACCCTGTAGAAAGTTCCTTTCTCTCACTATCACcaataacattttaatgtaaaacatgataatgtaatttaaaacatGTATAAGTAAATTCTGtgtagattttttattttttttctgcttgtATGCTTCTCTCATAGCTTTCATACAATTTTAAGGGGCTGTCAAGCTCTCAATGAACCATGGAAGCAACATTAAAGTAGTCCATACTCATGTACTATATTGTAAATCTCTCGAAGCCATTTGAACAGATAGAAAGTCAAGTTGTTATTCATTGGAAACCTACCCTCTGTATTAgctattaaatataatttacatatgtgCATATTAAAACATAGAAGATGAAGACATTTGATATTTGTTCTTGCATGTAATGCATCACTTAAAAACATGAGTAAGTGCACATGAGATTTAAGATATGATGGAGGGAAGATGTTAAGTGAAAAAAACTTCTTTATGTCTGTTCCTCAATGGGTTCAGAAGAGCTCTACACCTTTTGACCATGCTCTGTTTATGCTTTTTCCATAAAAAGAATACATTAATCATAATTCCAAGTAAAAGAAAGTAATTTGGGGTTGGAACAACACAAGTGAGGAACTGAagacatacattttatttttgaacaaactaacccattatttcttttatttagaaaCTAAAATGGAAGCCACCTTTAGTAATTACACATGTGAGTTCCATTTATTGCAGTTAATTTCCTgaaacaaataatattttacatttccgATCTTTGTGCTCataattctatttttttaaactggtttctttctttctttctttctttctttctttctttctttctttctttctttctttctttctttctttctttctttctttctctcaacATTCAGCAACAGTAAGTGGTGTTACAAGCATAATTATCATCTGCCTGGCGGCAGCAGTATTCCTTCTCTGGTGGAGGTGGAGGTATGTTTTATAAAATCTATTGTGGAATGAAGTTTTGAATTTATAGGCTTTTTGCAGCTTCTTAATGAATTGTTTTCACCCTCCAAACCACAGACATCGAGAAAGAAGTGATAGAAACGGGATCCAACTATATCATAACGTCTGTACATCTGAACACTGTTCAACTGACCCAAACACAGCAGCCAACAATCCCACAACAGTCTCTGTCAATGACACAAATCAACCACATACAGGCTCCTTAAATGGTGTGGACACAAGTGACAAGCTCCTCCCACAAACAGACTCCTGTTAAAGACTTTGCCCTTAGCACTGCATAAAATACCATCCCAACTGAACATATCTGATAAACCTCCATCTATTGTACTTTACCTCACTCTACTCATTTAATGTTATCATAAaatgaataaagtttttatattgtttttacatAATGGTCTTTATGTATATATTGATCAATGACAAAACACATCACCCCATCACAGAGATGATGtgcaatatgtattttttttttaaatagattttcgAAAACGTTTTAGAGGCATATTGaaaattctcaaaatttaaatttaaagagtttttgcTAGTTTAAAAACGTGTGTTTTTAAGATGTGCCCTGCCAAGAACAGCTTGTTAGCTTTAACCCCTGCTGGTTGATGCTGGTAACTACACCATCTGGCATCAAAATGCACCTTTCTCCATTGGCCAACAAAGGTAGTGTATtctgcacaaaaataaataaataaatttcatgcaacatattaaacaaaaatattactgtCGTGACTACACCAGGCTTTTTAGTCAACACCACTCAGTGCTCCCTCTCACATGATTAATTATCAACTGCACCTGTCCCTCATCAGCACATCACCAAAGGCctgtatagagggtatgcacgtgatgTCACCGTCAACCGTTTTATGACTGTggttacgcccactgagtggcaaaaagactgagtgcattggttttcagcgtgaatgccgcgaaaaacaccGAAAATACATCCAAATCGGGAAAGAGCTTTGAGGTtgtataacattgatataagatTTACTCCaatttagacctacctatattgtagttatataaagcgttcatagttcagatttgctttatgtatttccccggcgtagAAATCAGGcatatataaatgtcaggaaacacgattcctggctccATGTCGATATCCATGGATTGGGTTTCTTTGACATGTCATAAGGAACACTTTCaagcccaacctttagtgtaattgtttg
Above is a genomic segment from Megalobrama amblycephala isolate DHTTF-2021 linkage group LG14, ASM1881202v1, whole genome shotgun sequence containing:
- the il15ra gene encoding interleukin-15 receptor subunit alpha isoform X6, with the translated sequence MLVLLILIFMTAANQHNFARASGFCGPPQIAYTVPVHETYPINKIIRLQCVEGYVRKAGTSNQIRCTEKDGEKFWEYILNFECIPDPRKPNVPKTDPTTPHVTKKVKGFSHDGVNVSVKTTNVSEETKMEATFSNYTSTVSGVTSIIIICLAAAVFLLWWRWRHRERSDRNGIQLYHNVCTSEHCSTDPNTAANNPTTVSVNDTNQPHTGSLNGVDTSDKLLPQTDSC